A stretch of the Clostridium botulinum genome encodes the following:
- a CDS encoding mechanosensitive ion channel family protein codes for MDGAQEAFQETVKTITILGQKISVDTATYIGIGVGIFFVCLILRKLFTRLIVAISLKISKKTKTQFNRKITEAFKGPMGTFFIVIGAYFAIIFFGKAFEYDLKKSILLKRILDSLIIILISKGFCNLTDEYSWLYEELSEKLNSKLDKIVFSFLAKMAKFIIITLTIIVVLSEWGYNVSGFITGIGIGGAAIAFAAKDALANIIAGFMIIFDKPFSIGDYIRTSNVEGIVEGINFRSTKIRALDKSIIVEPNSTIANGTIINLTRRNSRKLNFTIGLSYSTTKEQMQKCLYEIREMLKKNKNIINDTMHVNFNEFADSSLNIAVNCFTNTSDYTKYLKIKEDINFEIMTIVQECGTSMAFPSTSIYFENPLMKNNEVKED; via the coding sequence ATGGACGGAGCACAAGAAGCATTTCAGGAAACGGTAAAAACTATAACTATCCTGGGTCAAAAAATAAGTGTAGATACAGCAACTTATATAGGAATAGGTGTAGGAATATTTTTCGTATGTTTAATTCTTAGAAAATTGTTTACGAGGTTAATTGTAGCCATATCTCTCAAAATAAGTAAAAAAACTAAGACGCAATTTAATAGAAAGATAACAGAGGCATTTAAAGGTCCAATGGGAACCTTTTTTATAGTTATAGGTGCTTATTTTGCAATCATATTCTTTGGAAAGGCTTTTGAATATGATTTAAAGAAAAGTATACTTTTAAAAAGAATATTAGATTCGTTAATTATAATACTAATATCAAAAGGTTTTTGCAATTTAACAGATGAATATTCATGGTTATATGAAGAATTATCAGAAAAGCTAAATTCCAAGTTAGACAAAATAGTATTTTCTTTTTTAGCAAAGATGGCTAAGTTTATAATAATTACTTTAACTATAATAGTTGTATTAAGTGAATGGGGATATAATGTAAGTGGATTTATAACTGGTATAGGAATTGGTGGTGCTGCAATAGCATTTGCTGCTAAGGATGCTTTAGCAAATATAATTGCAGGATTTATGATTATATTTGATAAGCCATTTTCTATTGGAGATTATATAAGAACTTCTAATGTTGAAGGAATAGTTGAAGGAATTAATTTTAGAAGTACTAAAATTAGAGCTTTAGATAAAAGCATTATAGTGGAACCTAATTCTACAATAGCCAATGGGACAATTATAAATTTAACAAGACGAAATTCAAGAAAATTAAATTTTACTATTGGACTTTCATATAGTACAACAAAAGAACAAATGCAAAAATGTTTATATGAAATTAGAGAGATGCTAAAAAAGAATAAAAATATAATAAATGATACTATGCATGTTAATTTTAATGAATTTGCAGATAGTAGTTTAAACATAGCTGTTAATTGTTTTACTAATACATCAGACTATACTAAATACTTAAAAATAAAAGAAGATATAAATTTTGAAATAATGACCATAGTACAAGAATGCGGAACATCCATGGCATTTCCAAGTACTAGCATATATTTTGAAAATCCTTTAATGAAAAATAATGAAGTTAAAGAAGATTAA
- a CDS encoding tRNA threonylcarbamoyladenosine dehydratase: MGNWLTRTEKILGVENIETLKRSKVVILGVGGVGGFATEGIARSGVGTIVLVDKDVVDITNINRQIIATNSSVGRSKVEVMKERIKDINPECNIKVHKVFIGEDNLGEIIDLDTDYVIDAIDTVSSKIALAVWCEKHNVNLISSMGTGNKLDPTKLEISDIYNTKVCPLAKVMRRELKRRNVKHLKVIYSQEQPIKPMIREEELNMRKKSPGSVSFVPSVAGLIIAGEVVKNLIKKDEKYVKEK, encoded by the coding sequence ATGGGAAACTGGTTAACTAGAACAGAAAAAATATTAGGGGTAGAGAATATTGAAACACTAAAGAGATCTAAAGTTGTTATATTAGGTGTTGGTGGAGTAGGTGGCTTTGCTACAGAAGGTATTGCAAGAAGTGGAGTGGGGACCATTGTTTTAGTTGATAAAGATGTAGTAGATATAACTAACATAAACAGACAAATAATTGCTACTAATAGTAGTGTTGGAAGGTCTAAAGTGGAAGTTATGAAAGAAAGAATAAAAGACATTAATCCTGAATGTAATATTAAAGTTCATAAAGTGTTTATAGGAGAAGATAACTTAGGGGAAATCATAGACTTGGATACGGATTATGTAATCGATGCTATAGATACAGTATCATCAAAAATAGCTTTAGCCGTTTGGTGTGAGAAACATAATGTAAACCTTATTAGTAGTATGGGAACTGGAAATAAACTAGATCCTACAAAACTAGAAATAAGTGATATATATAATACTAAAGTATGTCCTTTGGCTAAAGTTATGAGGAGAGAACTAAAAAGGAGAAATGTAAAACATCTTAAAGTCATTTACTCTCAAGAACAACCGATAAAACCAATGATCAGGGAAGAAGAATTAAATATGAGAAAAAAATCTCCTGGTAGTGTTTCATTCGTACCTTCTGTTGCTGGATTAATTATTGCAGGGGAAGTTGTAAAAAATTTAATTAAGAAGGATGAAAAATATGTTAAAGAGAAATGA
- a CDS encoding MFS transporter translates to MKNMLKRNDKVKRVIPIVFIFIMMILIAMFDNIRGPFVPTIKNDFGVNNKEISATLLACSLGYMVFTYLGGFLSEKIGHKKVFILGFLLIIVSPIGLFFSKSFIIYMINLFILNAGQALIAIGINTMIPLIAVGFQAILMNLTHFFYGLGATFAQRTAGIMLYEQITWRQVYLGIAIISSIIFLGFIFIKIPKTTTNKVSEKINYKEILSNKLVYLYMGTLGFYMAAEQNTGSWFVNFMHDNYGFKENKSSFYAALFFGMLTLGRLLGGFIVEKIGYMKSVLLSVLSALILYLVGLILGQGGIIIIAISGIFFAIVFPTMVVTISHVFEKNISYITGLVVTVGSFIGMLMNLLIGALNDIIGVYKAYFIMPICLLLCLICTYVIYINTRKMLDRR, encoded by the coding sequence ATGAAAAATATGTTAAAGAGAAATGACAAAGTAAAAAGAGTTATTCCAATTGTATTTATTTTTATAATGATGATTTTGATTGCAATGTTTGATAATATAAGAGGACCATTTGTTCCAACTATAAAAAATGATTTTGGAGTAAATAATAAAGAAATTTCAGCTACTTTATTGGCATGTTCATTAGGATATATGGTTTTCACATATTTAGGTGGATTTTTAAGTGAAAAGATAGGACATAAAAAAGTATTCATATTAGGGTTTTTATTAATTATAGTTTCACCAATAGGACTATTCTTTTCTAAAAGTTTTATAATATATATGATAAATTTATTTATATTAAATGCAGGTCAAGCACTTATAGCTATAGGTATTAATACTATGATTCCATTAATAGCTGTTGGATTCCAAGCTATACTTATGAATTTAACACATTTTTTCTATGGATTAGGTGCTACATTTGCACAAAGAACTGCAGGAATTATGCTTTATGAACAAATAACATGGAGACAAGTTTATTTAGGTATAGCAATTATATCTAGTATAATATTCTTAGGATTTATTTTTATTAAAATACCAAAGACAACTACAAATAAAGTATCTGAAAAAATAAACTATAAAGAAATTTTAAGTAATAAATTGGTGTATTTATATATGGGTACATTAGGATTTTATATGGCAGCTGAACAAAATACAGGAAGTTGGTTTGTAAACTTTATGCATGATAACTATGGATTTAAGGAAAATAAAAGTTCATTTTATGCAGCACTATTTTTTGGAATGTTAACGCTTGGAAGACTTTTAGGTGGATTTATAGTAGAGAAAATAGGTTATATGAAAAGTGTTTTACTTTCAGTGTTAAGTGCATTAATATTATATTTAGTAGGTTTAATATTAGGACAAGGCGGAATAATAATAATTGCAATTTCAGGTATATTTTTTGCTATTGTATTCCCAACAATGGTTGTAACTATAAGCCATGTGTTTGAAAAAAATATATCATACATAACTGGTTTAGTTGTAACCGTAGGATCGTTTATAGGTATGCTAATGAATCTTCTAATAGGTGCATTAAATGATATTATAGGAGTTTATAAAGCATATTTTATAATGCCGATTTGTTTATTATTATGTCTTATCTGTACGTATGTAATTTATATAAATACTAGAAAGATGTTAGATAGAAGGTAA
- a CDS encoding N-acetylmuramoyl-L-alanine amidase family protein gives MKKIKIILLSSIIVFTFSACKNKDIDSKKEVTLNKVESINNNSQQDTLHKESNKISDEKKDVNKEDNENNKKENSKEKNEVKSQSKILNKVIVLDPGHASRPDLKKEPVSSNSKIMKFRQTGGADGVVTKTPEYKINMNVALKLKKYLEEKSFTVIMTKTDNNKTMSNIERAKVGNNSNAALVIRLHADSSDNKSVNGASVLIPSSSGRIPSIYKVSRTYGENIINILSKEVGMKNRGVIERSDLTGFNWSKVPVILVEMGFLSNPEEDKKLSNDIYQDNIAKSLSNGVCKIFK, from the coding sequence ATGAAGAAAATAAAAATAATTTTGTTATCATCAATTATAGTTTTTACATTTTCAGCATGTAAAAATAAAGATATAGATAGTAAAAAAGAGGTTACTTTAAATAAAGTTGAATCAATAAATAATAATAGTCAACAGGATACTTTACATAAGGAAAGTAATAAAATTTCTGATGAAAAAAAAGATGTAAATAAAGAAGATAATGAAAATAATAAGAAAGAAAATAGCAAGGAAAAAAATGAGGTAAAATCTCAAAGTAAAATTTTAAATAAAGTAATAGTATTAGATCCAGGACATGCAAGTAGACCTGATTTGAAAAAAGAACCTGTATCTTCAAATTCAAAAATTATGAAATTTAGACAAACAGGGGGTGCTGATGGAGTTGTAACTAAAACACCTGAGTATAAAATAAATATGAACGTAGCATTAAAATTAAAAAAATATTTAGAGGAAAAAAGTTTTACTGTTATTATGACTAAAACTGATAATAATAAGACTATGAGTAATATAGAAAGAGCAAAAGTAGGAAATAATTCTAATGCAGCGTTAGTTATAAGATTACATGCAGATTCTTCTGATAATAAATCAGTAAATGGAGCTTCTGTGCTTATACCATCAAGTAGTGGAAGAATACCTAGTATTTATAAGGTAAGCAGAACATATGGTGAAAATATTATAAATATCTTAAGTAAAGAAGTTGGAATGAAAAATAGAGGAGTTATAGAAAGAAGTGATTTAACGGGGTTTAATTGGTCTAAAGTTCCGGTTATTCTAGTGGAGATGGGATTTTTATCGAATCCAGAAGAAGATAAGAAATTAAGTAATGATATATATCAAGATAATATAGCAAAGTCATTATCAAATGGAGTATGCAAAATTTTTAAGTAA
- a CDS encoding GNAT family N-acetyltransferase → MGREDGVEIKYVNGKNTEYIIKDNYGINLGRIYIVDFSKENKYCCFRIKFYKKDKAHVIQLKKSLNMMIKSIFKNNDIHKISVIAEEDIMTSVFVDLGFMLEGVLQESILSNNLYKSELIFGIDADTFKNSNNINVFRLEGIHVELKILTPEDSEDVCDYYTRNKDHLEPFEPARDPEFYTLEGQRILLMEGYKQFLNGTSINFGIYINKKFIGKIQLSNIVMGIFHNAFVGYSIDRDYEGKGYMKEALSILLDYAFEDMELHRIEASTLVENIRSQKVLQNCGFKEVGVSKKYLFINGKWRDHKIFYITKE, encoded by the coding sequence ATGGGTAGAGAAGATGGTGTTGAAATTAAATATGTTAATGGTAAAAATACAGAATATATTATAAAAGATAATTATGGCATAAATCTTGGAAGGATATATATAGTTGACTTTAGTAAAGAGAATAAATACTGCTGTTTTAGAATAAAGTTTTATAAAAAAGATAAAGCACATGTAATACAATTAAAAAAGTCTTTGAATATGATGATAAAATCCATATTTAAAAATAATGATATACATAAAATAAGTGTTATTGCCGAGGAAGATATAATGACATCTGTTTTTGTGGATTTAGGATTTATGCTAGAAGGTGTATTACAAGAAAGTATACTATCAAATAATTTATATAAAAGTGAATTGATTTTTGGGATAGATGCAGATACTTTTAAGAATTCTAATAATATAAATGTATTTAGACTTGAGGGAATACATGTTGAATTAAAGATTTTAACACCAGAAGACTCAGAAGATGTATGTGATTATTATACTAGAAATAAAGATCATCTTGAACCATTTGAACCAGCTAGAGATCCAGAGTTTTACACATTAGAAGGACAAAGAATTCTTTTAATGGAAGGATATAAGCAATTTTTAAATGGAACTAGTATAAACTTTGGAATATATATAAATAAAAAATTTATAGGAAAAATTCAATTAAGTAATATAGTAATGGGTATATTTCATAATGCTTTTGTTGGATATTCTATAGATAGAGATTATGAAGGAAAAGGGTATATGAAGGAAGCTTTAAGTATTCTTTTAGATTATGCTTTTGAGGATATGGAACTTCATAGAATAGAAGCAAGCACATTAGTTGAAAATATTCGTTCACAAAAGGTACTTCAAAACTGTGGATTTAAAGAAGTAGGGGTTAGTAAGAAATACTTATTCATTAATGGTAAATGGAGAGATCATAAAATATTTTATATAACAAAGGAATAA